In the Brassica napus cultivar Da-Ae chromosome A7, Da-Ae, whole genome shotgun sequence genome, one interval contains:
- the LOC106361190 gene encoding TORTIFOLIA1-like protein 4: MIENQQSSLLDLLQKFMGSSQRGIQSLESRVSGLEMALDELSCDLAVSNGRVPKNSSCGGESCSKLRGTEFLSPKFWRKTEERPMQTRTRNTSSEMAAQENSFDQGKRDMNNFGQRGSGSVYQKRSARNQFQDSMHTLILKVCFCIFQIIYLRSALE; this comes from the coding sequence AAATTCATGGGAAGCTCACAGCGTGGGATCCAGTCTCTGGAGTCTAGAGTAAGCGGTCTAGAGATGGCTTTGGATGAATTATCATGTGATCTTGCCGTTTCAAACGGGAGGGTCCCTAAGAATAGTAGCTGCGGAGGAGAGAGTTGTTCAAAACTACGTGGTACAGAGTTCTTAAGCCCCAAGTTCTGGAGAAAAACCGAGGAGAGACCAATGCAGACACGGAccagaaacacatcaagtgaaaTGGCTGCTCAGGAGAACAGTTTTGACCAGGGAAAGAGAGATATGAACAACTTCGGCCAAAGGGGAAGTGGTTCTGTTTACCAGAAGAGATCAGCAAGAAACCAGTTTCAAGACTCTATGCATACTTTGATTTTAAAGGTCTGcttttgtatttttcagattATCTACTTGAGGAGTGCACTTGAgtga